GACCTCACCTTTTGCAACTGCAACCAGGTACGGTCTGGTGTTTGACCAGGAAGGTGCCGTCATGGCATCTTCGAGCAAAATATCGATCAGCTCATCAGGAACTGGGGTGGGTAGAAAGTCTCTGGTGGTGCGCCTGGATGCCGCGAACTCGCGCCACTTTTTTGGCTCTAGATTGTGGGTCACCTATCAAGACTAACGCTTGAAAAATAGGCTTCAGCACCGAAGCCGCGCTTCGGTGCTAGGTTGAGAAAATGGCAACTCAACAAGCCCATGGTCTCAGCTCCCAGGCTGCAAAAATTCGCCTTTTGCAGGATGGACCAAACCAGCTGGTCAAAGAATCCAAAACTGGGCCTTGGCTCAGGGTGCTGAAGATTCTGAGCGAACCAATGTTGATTCTTTTGGGCATCGCCACCGCCGTGTCATTTCTTATTGCTGAGCCCGTCGAAGCTGCCGTCTTAGCTCTGATGATTGGTTTCATAGTCTTGACCACCATCTATCAAGAGGGCAAAGCGGAGAAGGCGCTTCGAGCCCTGAAGTCACTCTCTGCGCCTTTGGCCACCGTGCAGCGCGATGGGGTCTGGCAAAAGATTCCAGCGAGTGAGCTGGTGGTTGGCGATCTGATTCGCATTGCCGAGGGCGATCGCATACCTGCAGATGCCAGAGTCCTGGAATCAAGCAATCTCTCGATCGATGAGTCCTCGCTGACTGGAGAGTCGCTTGCGGTCACTCGCTCTCACGATGAGCTGGTCTCAGCGGGAACCTTGGTTGTCAGCGGTAGGGCCGAGGCCCTGATTGAAGCCACAGGCAGCAAGACAACCCTTGGACAAATCGGGGTATCGCTCAAAACCATCAAGCCTCAGCGCACCTCGGTGCAGCAGCAAATCGATAAGGCCGTGAAGCTGATAGCCATCATCGCCATTAGCTTCTCGTTACTTGTCTCCACAGTGGTTTTCTTCTCACGAGGGGATCTTGTCGACAGCATTCTGGCTGGGCTTTCTCTTGCAATGGCGATGATTCCCGAAGAGTTTCCAGTTGTTCTAACGCTGTTCTTCGCACTCGGTGCCTGGCGAATGTCACACGAAAAGGTGTTAGCAAGGCGATCTGCAGTTATTGAAACCCTTGGGTCTGCCACGGTGATCTGCACCGACAAGACCGGCACCTTGACCATGAACTCAATGTCGATAGATCAACTGCTACCAACCGGCAGCGAGCAGGACCTGAACTTCTTTGCAGGTCTCGCCAGTCCGACCAAATCCTTTGATCCTGTCGATGCAGCGTTTACAACTCTTAGCACCGAACACTCATTGAAGCTGGTGAAGGAGTATGCCCTTGGCAATGACCTACTAGCGATGACGATGGTTTGGGAGGCAGAGGATCACTATGTGCTGGCCTGCAAGGGAGCTCCAGAGGCGGTTGCGAGACTCTCTGGTGCCGATGCCAAATCCGTAATTGATCAGGTTGAGAAGTTAGCTGTTGGTGGTCGAAGGATCCTTGCTGTTGCAGGAGCAAGAATCTCGAAAGACCAACCACTTCCCGAAAACCAAACTGATCTAGATCTTGAGTTTCAAGGTTTGGTTGCGCTTCGTGATCAGGTAAGGCCAGGGGTTCCCGAGGCACTTGCTGAAGCCAAGGCCGCAGGCATCAGAGTGCTGATGATGACTGGAGATTTCTCGGCAACCGCAATCGAGATAGCCCAGGAGATTGGTCTTGAGACCAATAACACCTTGACTGGGCAAGAGATTGATCAGCTGGGCGATGCCGAGCTGATCGAGAGGGTCAAGGATCTAACTATCTGCTCGCGAGTAACGCCAGCTCAGAAACTAAGGGTGATTCACGCCCTGAAATCAGCAGGTGAAGTTGTAGTCATGACCGGTGATGGCATCAATGACGCTCCGGCATTGAAGCTTGCAAACATCTCCATCGCAATGGGACTTCGCGGCACCGATGTCGCTCGTGAAGCATCCGATTTGATTTTGACCGATGACAACTTTGCATCGATAGTCGCTGGAATCAAAAGAGGCCGAACAATCTATGCCTCACTGAAGAAGGCCTTTGCCTACATCCTCGCGATCCATGTGCCGCTACTGGGCATGGCAGTGATTCCAATCCTGGTGCTGGACTGGCCCATTGTGTTGTTACCAGCGATGGTTGCCTTCATCGAGATGGTCGTTGACCCTGCCTGCACCATTGTGTTTCAGGCTGAACCGGCAGATCCAAAGATCATGCAGCAAAAACCAAGGCCGGTGAATGAGGGTCTGTTCTCCAAGAAAACTCTTCGCATTGCACTTTTCCAGGGCCTGTCGGTGTTGGCGATAGCGGCTGCAGTCTTCCTCGGCGGCGTCTCTATGGAGTACGAAGATGATCAGGTGCGGACACTGACCTTCGTTTATTTGATTTTGGCGAATGTCTTCTTAATCTTGACCAATAGGTCTTGGACGATGCCAACTTTCAAGATCTTCTTCACGCGCAAGAACCCAACAGTGAAGTGGATAGTTGGATTGGCCCTGCTGGCGCTGGTTCTGATCGTGCAGCTACCGATTGCTCGCGAGGCATTCTCGCTGGGTGCAATTGGTATTGGAGAGTGGCTAGTGCCATTTGTCCTGAGCTATTTGAGCATCGCTTGGTTTGATGTTTACAAATCGCTCAGGCCAAATGCACTGCGTTAGCGGTAGTTAGCAAAGAGTGTTGGAAACAGGGCACCGAATAGCAGTGCCGCTGGGAGACTCAAACTTAGGACTAGTGCTTGCACTACGTCCCAGTCAATTTTGAACTTCTTCATTTCCCCTCCTAGAAAAGCACACGGCCGGGGATCGCTCCCCGGCCGTGGCATTAGACATTGTGTTGCTTAGTGCTTGAACTCTGACTTAGCGAACTCAGCGTCATCCTCAGCGCTCTTGATACGAGCGATGGTGAAGATGATTAGGCCGAATAGACACTTAGCCAAGATGTCAGCAATGGTGTAACCAGTCTCGCGTAGAACGAAGCCGCTCTCGTCGAAGCCAGTGGCGTTCATGTTGAAGATGAACGAGATTGGGTAGACACCCCAGGTTGCTAGAAGAAGAAGACGTAGCTCCTTGATCTTGCGCTGGACTGCCTCGGACTGACCTGCAAGACCCTTACCTAGCTCTACGAATAGTACGTAAAGGATGTATAGGAATGGGATGGTCGATAGCAGACCCCATAGTGGTGCGTCACCCTCGTATAGAAGGTTTAGCTGAGCGTCACCTGGGTAGCCAAGACCGATCATCAGGGCTGCAGCTGGAACTAGCTTGGTTAGCAAGCTGCGCTGTACTGCTGCGGCCAGAGCCAAAACGGCGATTGTCTCAACTAGTAGCAGTGGAACGGTTAGGAACCAGTCCACGTAACGGTATCCAACGTTGTAGGCGACTACACCCATGCCATCGGTACCGAAGGCGTGCTTGAAGTCGTCGAACATTCTGAAGTAGTGGTAAGCAGCGATTGCGGTCACGGTACCGGAGACCATTACGGCCATGCGGTAACGAGGTGCAACGCGCTCACGCGCTACGAACAAGAAAATGGAGGTGAATAGCATGCTCGCGATACCAAGAGAGAGCATGTTGTAAACAAGGGTGTACGACCCATTGCTCATAAATTCAGATAGTGAACCCACGTGAATCCTTTCAATGTTTCTGATTTAGGTAAGTCAGAAGCATTGATTCGTCGAAGTTTGTAGCTTCCTCGGCGAACCGCGCCTCTTTGCACGACTCACGCTTACTAACAACCTCAGAAGAATCCTGAGTGCTTCCTGAGAGTCATAACGTTTTGGTAACGGCTAGTACTGGAGGGAGAGCACACCGGAGCGAATTGCGCTCACATTCTGAACAAATCCAAACTCCACAAAGGTCTTGCCCTTCGGGTTCAGGTTGAGTTTTGTTCTACCGGCCTCAAGCCACTTCCCCGAGGAATCTCTGAGCTCAAGCCAAATTTCACGCTCGCCAACTAGGCGTCCGTGATTCACGAACTCGATTCGGATCGTGTTTACAAATTGGCCAGCTGTGACGTCAATGGACTCCGGCTCGAGGCCACCTATTGCCTCAATGCGTCCGCATTCCAAAACCACGCACTCTGAGATTTCGGTGCGATCGATCTGAGTCACAACGTAGCGAGGGTTCTCCACCAGGGCGTTCTGAAGCAACAGGGCTAAAAGCAGCACAACCGATAGTGCGAAGGAGATCAGCATGGAGGTGCGCTGACCAACCTGGGTCAATAGCCATGGCCTTTTCACTTGCACCTCTTTCCGACCTATAAGGGTAGCGCTCCGCATGCCAATAGCTCGATTTCAGCAGGTAGCCTTAGAGGGTGCAAAAAGACCTAATCAAAATCCACCCAGATGTTCAGCGCGCAATCAACCAGAACAAGCCAGTGGTGGCACTTG
The genomic region above belongs to Aquiluna sp. KACHI24 and contains:
- a CDS encoding cation-translocating P-type ATPase; translated protein: MATQQAHGLSSQAAKIRLLQDGPNQLVKESKTGPWLRVLKILSEPMLILLGIATAVSFLIAEPVEAAVLALMIGFIVLTTIYQEGKAEKALRALKSLSAPLATVQRDGVWQKIPASELVVGDLIRIAEGDRIPADARVLESSNLSIDESSLTGESLAVTRSHDELVSAGTLVVSGRAEALIEATGSKTTLGQIGVSLKTIKPQRTSVQQQIDKAVKLIAIIAISFSLLVSTVVFFSRGDLVDSILAGLSLAMAMIPEEFPVVLTLFFALGAWRMSHEKVLARRSAVIETLGSATVICTDKTGTLTMNSMSIDQLLPTGSEQDLNFFAGLASPTKSFDPVDAAFTTLSTEHSLKLVKEYALGNDLLAMTMVWEAEDHYVLACKGAPEAVARLSGADAKSVIDQVEKLAVGGRRILAVAGARISKDQPLPENQTDLDLEFQGLVALRDQVRPGVPEALAEAKAAGIRVLMMTGDFSATAIEIAQEIGLETNNTLTGQEIDQLGDAELIERVKDLTICSRVTPAQKLRVIHALKSAGEVVVMTGDGINDAPALKLANISIAMGLRGTDVAREASDLILTDDNFASIVAGIKRGRTIYASLKKAFAYILAIHVPLLGMAVIPILVLDWPIVLLPAMVAFIEMVVDPACTIVFQAEPADPKIMQQKPRPVNEGLFSKKTLRIALFQGLSVLAIAAAVFLGGVSMEYEDDQVRTLTFVYLILANVFLILTNRSWTMPTFKIFFTRKNPTVKWIVGLALLALVLIVQLPIAREAFSLGAIGIGEWLVPFVLSYLSIAWFDVYKSLRPNALR
- a CDS encoding bacteriorhodopsin-like; protein product: MSNGSYTLVYNMLSLGIASMLFTSIFLFVARERVAPRYRMAVMVSGTVTAIAAYHYFRMFDDFKHAFGTDGMGVVAYNVGYRYVDWFLTVPLLLVETIAVLALAAAVQRSLLTKLVPAAALMIGLGYPGDAQLNLLYEGDAPLWGLLSTIPFLYILYVLFVELGKGLAGQSEAVQRKIKELRLLLLATWGVYPISFIFNMNATGFDESGFVLRETGYTIADILAKCLFGLIIFTIARIKSAEDDAEFAKSEFKH